In a single window of the Ignavibacteriales bacterium genome:
- a CDS encoding glycerate kinase: MKILLAPNSFKECSSSVEIASYFTQALHQLSKLRKFDLSIISKPISDGGDGFLDVCKELFDLQIIQFQITTPYNNEKINCPIGYSEKLKTIFIESAKVLGLKLVPAENRLPLFLSSKGMGELFNQISELQQSHKINLNKVVIGIGGTSTTDFGIGMCAQLGMKIFNENDIELAALPKYFANVKRIEWKKPVFEFDIEVILDVNIPLLGSSGTSRIFSPQKGASAEVVEELEKGLRNIVDILTGEKKNNLSGAGGGLAGAFYYFLDAKYKFAKSFITEDLGINDEIKPDLIITGEGQFDSQSFFDKATSVVIDKYKSSGKPIFVCCGIVKDIGELKNYANIYFIELSEFFRSKDESIKEIKKGIHLASEEIIKKYLSNN, translated from the coding sequence ATGAAAATTTTATTAGCTCCAAATAGTTTTAAGGAATGCTCAAGTTCTGTAGAAATTGCAAGTTACTTTACTCAAGCACTACACCAACTTTCCAAATTAAGAAAATTTGATCTCTCAATTATTAGTAAACCCATCTCTGACGGAGGAGATGGTTTTCTTGATGTATGCAAAGAACTTTTCGATTTACAAATTATTCAATTCCAAATTACAACACCGTACAATAATGAAAAGATTAACTGCCCGATTGGTTATTCTGAAAAATTAAAAACTATTTTTATTGAATCAGCCAAAGTACTTGGACTAAAATTAGTTCCAGCAGAAAATCGTTTACCACTTTTTCTTAGTTCAAAAGGAATGGGAGAATTGTTTAATCAAATTTCAGAATTGCAACAATCACATAAAATCAATTTAAATAAAGTAGTTATTGGAATTGGTGGAACAAGTACAACAGATTTTGGAATTGGAATGTGCGCTCAACTTGGGATGAAAATTTTTAATGAAAATGATATTGAACTTGCAGCACTACCAAAATATTTTGCAAATGTAAAAAGAATTGAATGGAAGAAACCTGTATTTGAATTTGATATCGAAGTTATCCTTGATGTTAATATTCCTTTGCTCGGCTCATCCGGAACAAGCAGAATATTTTCTCCACAAAAAGGTGCTTCTGCTGAAGTTGTTGAGGAATTGGAAAAAGGATTGCGAAATATTGTTGATATTCTTACCGGTGAAAAGAAAAATAATTTAAGTGGTGCAGGTGGTGGTCTTGCCGGAGCATTTTATTATTTTCTTGATGCTAAATACAAATTTGCAAAAAGTTTTATTACCGAAGATTTAGGAATTAACGATGAAATAAAACCTGATTTAATTATTACAGGTGAAGGACAATTCGATTCGCAATCTTTTTTTGATAAAGCTACTTCTGTTGTAATTGATAAGTATAAAAGCTCTGGGAAACCAATTTTTGTTTGCTGTGGAATTGTAAAGGATATAGGTGAACTGAAAAATTATGCCAACATCTACTTTATTGAATTGTCTGAATTCTTTAGAAGCAAGGATGAATCAATTAAAGAAATTAAAAAAGGAATTCATTTAGCCAGCGAAGAGATTATTAAAAAATACTTATCAAACAATTAG
- the thyX gene encoding FAD-dependent thymidylate synthase, with amino-acid sequence MTENFEKLEKLRVPALDEILGVPFKVLKDGFVRVIDYLGSDESIVQAARVSYGKGTKKLREDEALIRYLIRHQHTTPLEMCEIKLHLRVPMDCWRQWIRHRTANVNEYSTRYSIAIDAAETTAPEEWRKQAITNRQGSEGFLSEDTGEELTQRESELHKMTRDVYNKRIEAGVAREQARKDLLLSTYTEAYWKIDLHNLLHFLELRMEVNAQLEIRKYAEVICNEIVKRWCPITWQAFWDYQMNAMTFSGLEIKIITAMINNENEMITNYGKEFGWLKDDGTKKVQNRELFEFEEKLEKLKIKSPW; translated from the coding sequence ATGACGGAAAATTTTGAAAAGCTTGAAAAACTAAGAGTCCCAGCTTTAGATGAAATACTTGGCGTTCCATTCAAAGTTCTAAAAGATGGATTTGTTCGGGTAATAGATTATTTAGGAAGCGATGAATCAATTGTTCAGGCTGCCAGAGTTTCTTATGGAAAAGGTACAAAGAAGCTAAGAGAAGATGAAGCACTTATCAGGTATCTAATTCGTCATCAACATACAACTCCATTGGAAATGTGTGAAATTAAATTACACTTACGGGTTCCAATGGATTGCTGGCGCCAATGGATCCGCCATCGCACAGCAAACGTAAATGAATATTCTACTCGTTATTCAATTGCAATAGATGCCGCGGAAACAACCGCTCCTGAAGAATGGAGAAAGCAGGCAATTACAAACAGGCAGGGAAGTGAAGGATTTTTAAGTGAAGATACTGGAGAAGAATTAACTCAAAGAGAATCTGAACTTCACAAAATGACCCGTGATGTTTATAATAAGAGAATTGAAGCTGGAGTTGCTCGTGAACAGGCGAGAAAAGATCTTCTTCTTTCCACATACACAGAAGCTTATTGGAAAATTGATCTTCATAATTTGCTTCACTTTTTGGAACTTAGAATGGAAGTAAATGCACAATTAGAAATTAGAAAATATGCTGAAGTTATTTGCAACGAAATTGTAAAACGATGGTGCCCAATTACCTGGCAGGCTTTCTGGGATTATCAGATGAATGCGATGACTTTTTCTGGTCTTGAAATAAAAATAATTACAGCAATGATAAATAATGAAAATGAAATGATAACAAATTATGGTAAAGAGTTTGGGTGGTTAAAAGATGATGGAACAAAAAAAGTACAAAACAGGGAATTATTTGAATTTGAGGAGAAATTGGAAAAGCTTAAAATTAAATCTCCTTGGTAA
- a CDS encoding T9SS type A sorting domain-containing protein gives MKRITFFYLLFFVASSSFFYPQISTRKGWWKFDDQTNPLKAEIGFGNDLQLVGTHQTIAGPDSQNNAVKIGPGSYYKLYHGIQPNGGGVRVNEYSIQIDFRIPELNIWHCFFQTDTTNGSDGDCFINPSGNIGVGVTGYSEHTIVTNEWYRLVIVVQNGTQYKYYLDGQLFNDGANQAIDGRFALDNLLLIFDDDDGEDGVIDCAEIAIWDHALTAQEVFALGSFHEIDVTPPNPVSDLSVSPLEYQNLVIWTDVPGENGEVYDIYYSEKPITDITKAEVLTLGIPENTQAKEQILRSAGTDQDLTYYYAIVCKDYAGNYSEPFYLNTPTINKGKGVPTIANSAPANFKADGDLAEWASVPQFRIIFSEGTGFPAVNGSFDGDADISGIAYFAMDKDNFYFAADITDDIYSWKATNDPWMNDCVDLFIGLFDSHRTFFDSYERGATPHYQIRFDQERVTTFYSDSLLLLGPNYYFTEKFPTGYMFEAKIPFVDIAKKRNYYYTGAKDSVFVPQEGMKIPVDFSINDADATGDREVVFTYSPYNEDQSWQDPTRWLWTWIGNKMIPDDVNDTKIINSYNLAQNYPNPFNPSTKITYSLQNPELVTLKIFDVLGREVATLVNQYQTAGNHTVSFNAGSLGSGIYFYKIEAGSFQSVKKLMLLK, from the coding sequence ATGAAACGCATTACATTTTTTTATTTGCTTTTTTTTGTAGCATCCAGTTCTTTTTTCTATCCACAAATATCCACCCGAAAAGGTTGGTGGAAATTTGACGATCAAACTAATCCGCTTAAAGCTGAGATAGGTTTTGGAAATGATTTGCAATTAGTTGGAACACATCAAACTATTGCTGGACCAGATTCCCAAAACAATGCGGTAAAAATAGGACCCGGAAGCTACTATAAGTTATATCATGGTATTCAGCCTAATGGAGGTGGTGTTCGTGTAAATGAATACAGCATCCAAATTGATTTTCGTATTCCTGAGTTGAACATCTGGCATTGTTTCTTCCAAACAGATACAACAAATGGAAGTGACGGAGATTGTTTTATAAATCCATCCGGTAATATTGGAGTGGGTGTAACCGGATATTCTGAACACACAATTGTTACCAATGAGTGGTACAGGTTGGTTATAGTAGTTCAAAATGGAACGCAGTACAAATATTATTTAGATGGTCAGCTTTTTAACGATGGAGCAAATCAGGCTATAGATGGTAGATTTGCGCTTGATAATTTACTCCTTATTTTTGATGATGATGATGGAGAAGACGGTGTAATTGATTGTGCCGAAATTGCAATTTGGGACCATGCACTTACCGCCCAGGAAGTGTTTGCATTAGGAAGTTTCCATGAGATTGATGTTACTCCACCAAACCCTGTAAGCGATTTATCAGTCAGTCCATTAGAATATCAGAATTTAGTAATTTGGACTGATGTGCCAGGTGAAAATGGCGAGGTTTATGACATTTATTATTCTGAAAAACCGATAACTGATATAACTAAGGCGGAAGTACTTACCTTAGGTATTCCGGAAAACACACAAGCCAAGGAACAAATTCTTCGCTCAGCAGGCACTGACCAGGATTTAACTTATTACTATGCTATAGTTTGTAAAGATTATGCAGGTAATTATTCTGAACCGTTCTATTTGAATACGCCAACTATTAATAAAGGAAAGGGAGTTCCAACTATAGCAAACTCTGCACCTGCTAATTTCAAAGCAGATGGAGATTTGGCAGAATGGGCATCCGTCCCTCAATTTAGAATTATTTTTTCGGAAGGAACTGGTTTTCCTGCTGTAAACGGAAGCTTTGATGGTGACGCAGATATAAGTGGAATTGCTTACTTTGCGATGGATAAAGATAACTTTTACTTTGCTGCAGATATTACAGATGATATTTACTCTTGGAAAGCAACTAATGATCCTTGGATGAACGACTGTGTCGATCTTTTCATCGGTTTATTTGATTCTCACAGAACTTTCTTTGACAGTTACGAACGTGGTGCAACTCCTCATTATCAAATTCGCTTTGATCAAGAAAGGGTTACCACATTCTATAGCGATAGTTTATTATTGCTCGGTCCTAATTATTACTTCACAGAAAAGTTTCCTACAGGATATATGTTTGAAGCAAAAATTCCATTCGTTGATATAGCAAAAAAACGAAATTATTATTACACTGGAGCAAAGGATAGTGTTTTTGTACCACAAGAAGGAATGAAAATCCCGGTTGATTTCTCAATTAATGATGCTGATGCAACTGGTGACAGGGAAGTAGTTTTCACTTATTCACCTTATAATGAAGACCAATCCTGGCAAGACCCAACACGCTGGTTATGGACATGGATTGGTAACAAAATGATTCCTGATGATGTTAATGATACAAAAATTATAAACAGTTATAACTTAGCTCAGAACTATCCGAATCCGTTCAACCCGTCAACTAAGATTACATATTCGCTTCAAAATCCTGAGTTAGTTACATTGAAAATATTTGATGTTCTTGGACGAGAAGTTGCAACCTTAGTAAATCAATATCAAACAGCAGGCAACCATACTGTAAGTTTTAATGCAGGTAGTCTTGGTAGCGGAATTTACTTCTACAAAATTGAAGCTGGTTCATTCCAAAGTGTTAAGAAATTGATGTTATTAAAGTAA
- a CDS encoding YtxH domain-containing protein, with amino-acid sequence MSRDNGMGKGLLVGFLAGSAIGAIIALLYAPKSGKELRGDLKEKTDEFLDDAQEYLVTAKQKATEIINDGKKKSERLVADAKTKVDVLLQDAEKVLTEAKSKAVDYVSSGKETVAKESEKLKSAFKAGVDAYKSETKS; translated from the coding sequence ATGTCTCGAGATAACGGTATGGGAAAAGGACTATTGGTTGGCTTCCTGGCTGGTTCTGCAATTGGTGCTATCATCGCATTACTTTATGCTCCAAAGAGTGGTAAAGAATTAAGAGGTGATTTAAAAGAAAAGACTGATGAATTCCTTGATGATGCACAGGAATATTTAGTAACCGCCAAGCAAAAAGCTACGGAAATAATAAACGATGGTAAAAAGAAATCTGAACGATTAGTAGCAGATGCTAAAACAAAAGTTGATGTATTACTTCAGGATGCAGAAAAAGTTTTAACTGAAGCAAAAAGCAAGGCTGTTGATTATGTTTCCAGTGGAAAAGAAACAGTTGCTAAGGAAAGCGAAAAACTTAAAAGCGCTTTCAAAGCCGGTGTAGATGCCTATAAAAGTGAAACTAAATCTTAA
- a CDS encoding endonuclease/exonuclease/phosphatase family protein: protein MKKYIKSFATILFIFIIISASVFPQPIRVMTFNIRLDSPDDGENIWKNRKANLTSMIEFYKADLVGLQEAQKHQIDFIMKSLPGYGWFGVGRDDGKEKGEFTAILFRKDRFDTLETSTFWCSNTPEHPGLGWDAAYQRITTLGKFKDKLTDKAFYLFNTHLDNEGTIARFESAKLIKKKMQILCSNYPIILTGDFNSTPDSEPYQIIVSTSDIDTSLKLVDSHSVTKGKPFGPSGTFTGFDLNAKPKEPIDFIFVRKGITVLSHGTLSDSFDGYLPSDHYPVLAEIIL from the coding sequence ATGAAAAAATATATTAAATCATTTGCCACAATACTATTCATATTTATCATAATATCAGCAAGTGTATTTCCACAGCCTATCAGAGTAATGACATTCAATATAAGGCTTGATAGTCCGGATGATGGAGAAAATATCTGGAAAAATCGGAAGGCAAATCTTACAAGCATGATAGAATTTTATAAAGCAGATTTGGTTGGTCTCCAGGAAGCACAAAAACATCAAATTGATTTTATTATGAAATCGTTACCTGGGTATGGTTGGTTTGGTGTTGGACGGGATGATGGAAAAGAAAAAGGAGAATTCACTGCCATTTTATTTCGTAAGGACAGATTTGATACATTAGAGACTTCAACTTTCTGGTGTTCGAACACACCGGAACATCCTGGTTTAGGTTGGGATGCAGCATATCAAAGAATTACTACTTTGGGAAAGTTTAAAGACAAACTAACAGATAAAGCATTTTATTTGTTTAACACTCACTTAGATAATGAAGGAACAATAGCAAGATTTGAAAGCGCAAAACTCATTAAGAAAAAAATGCAAATTCTTTGCTCTAATTATCCTATCATATTAACAGGCGATTTTAATTCAACTCCTGATTCAGAACCTTACCAAATAATTGTTTCAACTTCAGATATTGACACATCTTTAAAACTGGTAGATTCCCATTCAGTTACCAAAGGCAAACCTTTTGGTCCAAGTGGAACGTTTACCGGATTTGATCTTAATGCAAAACCGAAAGAGCCGATTGATTTTATTTTTGTAAGAAAGGGAATTACAGTTTTATCCCATGGAACTCTCTCAGATTCTTTTGATGGCTATCTTCCTTCGGATCATTACCCGGTTTTAGCTGAAATTATTTTATAA
- the fusA gene encoding elongation factor G — translation MKEYGPEAIRNIALIGHGGSGKTSLSELILFTAGEINRIGKIEEGNTVSDYNPNEIERQISITAAPLHIEWNNTKINFIDTPGYSDFVGQVKGSLRIVDTAVSIIKSAEGVEVGTETTWNFVKNYNLPAAIIINKIDNEHSKFAETVKSTKEILHPDVTVITYPVREGMNFDTVIDILKMKAYTYGDAGSRKVTEAEIPADKKADVEKLREELVEKIAESSEDLMNKFFENGTLTDEELIQGLKIAILKRSLIPVFAISATKGVGVNNFIDFVNKYFPTPLERGNVEAKLKDKGTKISLPCDAKAEPVLFIFKTLLEQHVGELSFFKVFSGTVTPGLDLINQSNVKTERLGQLFMMNGKNRQDIAHVLAGDIGAVVKLKDTHTNNTLSSKNFAVIIDPIVFPDPIIHEAVVPKAKGDEDKISAGLHTLHEEDPTFISKFDPELSQTVASGQGELQLQLAVKLLKDRYGVDVDLKEPKIPYRETIKGRCDEAEYKHKKQSGGRGQFGHVFLKLEPLPRGGDFQFVNAIVGGVIPGRFIPAVEKGIIETMTKGILSGSKMVDIKVTLYFGSFHDVDSDEISFKIAGAQAFKKGFLDARPVLLEPIYEVEVKVPDEFMGDVMGNLSSRRGKILGMDSDGPFQIIKANVPLSELYKYSTHLRSLTSGRGMYKAKFSYYEEIPKEVEAKVIEEYKKSKEEE, via the coding sequence TTGAAAGAATACGGACCGGAAGCAATCCGGAATATTGCGCTCATTGGGCATGGTGGAAGCGGTAAAACTTCACTGTCTGAACTAATCCTTTTTACTGCCGGCGAAATAAATAGAATTGGAAAAATTGAGGAGGGAAATACTGTATCAGATTATAATCCAAACGAAATCGAAAGACAAATCTCAATAACTGCTGCTCCGCTTCATATTGAATGGAATAACACCAAAATAAATTTTATTGATACGCCTGGTTATTCTGATTTTGTCGGTCAGGTTAAAGGATCGCTAAGAATTGTTGATACTGCTGTTTCAATAATCAAATCAGCAGAAGGTGTTGAAGTTGGAACTGAAACAACATGGAATTTTGTAAAAAACTATAATCTTCCCGCAGCAATTATCATCAACAAAATAGATAATGAGCACTCCAAATTTGCTGAAACGGTAAAATCAACTAAAGAAATTTTGCATCCGGATGTTACAGTTATAACTTATCCGGTACGTGAAGGAATGAACTTCGATACTGTAATCGATATTTTGAAAATGAAAGCTTATACTTATGGAGATGCAGGAAGTAGGAAAGTAACGGAAGCAGAAATTCCTGCCGACAAAAAAGCAGATGTAGAAAAATTGAGAGAAGAATTAGTTGAAAAGATTGCGGAATCCAGCGAAGATTTAATGAATAAATTTTTTGAGAATGGTACATTGACTGATGAAGAATTAATCCAGGGATTAAAAATTGCAATATTGAAGAGAAGTCTTATCCCGGTATTTGCTATATCGGCAACTAAAGGTGTTGGCGTAAATAATTTTATTGATTTTGTGAATAAGTATTTTCCAACTCCTTTAGAAAGAGGAAATGTTGAAGCTAAATTAAAAGATAAGGGAACAAAAATATCTCTACCTTGTGATGCAAAAGCTGAACCTGTTTTATTTATTTTTAAAACTTTGTTGGAACAACATGTTGGAGAACTTTCTTTTTTCAAAGTTTTTTCCGGAACTGTAACACCTGGACTCGATCTTATTAATCAATCAAATGTAAAGACAGAAAGACTTGGTCAGTTATTTATGATGAACGGAAAAAACAGGCAGGATATTGCGCATGTTTTAGCTGGTGATATTGGTGCGGTAGTTAAATTGAAAGATACACATACCAACAATACACTTTCATCTAAAAACTTTGCAGTTATTATAGATCCAATTGTATTTCCGGATCCAATCATTCACGAAGCAGTTGTTCCTAAAGCTAAAGGGGATGAAGATAAAATTTCTGCAGGTTTGCACACTTTGCACGAAGAAGACCCAACATTCATTTCCAAATTCGATCCTGAACTTAGCCAGACAGTTGCTTCCGGACAAGGAGAACTTCAGTTGCAGCTTGCTGTTAAATTACTAAAAGATCGTTATGGAGTTGATGTTGATTTGAAAGAACCCAAAATTCCTTACAGAGAAACAATTAAAGGCAGGTGCGATGAAGCTGAATACAAACATAAAAAACAATCCGGTGGGCGCGGGCAATTTGGTCACGTCTTCTTAAAATTGGAACCATTACCACGCGGTGGCGATTTCCAATTTGTTAATGCAATTGTTGGTGGTGTAATTCCTGGTAGATTTATTCCTGCCGTTGAAAAAGGAATTATCGAAACAATGACAAAAGGAATCTTATCCGGTTCTAAAATGGTTGATATTAAAGTAACACTTTACTTTGGTTCATTCCACGATGTTGATTCAGATGAAATTTCTTTCAAGATCGCCGGTGCGCAAGCATTTAAAAAAGGATTCCTGGACGCAAGACCAGTACTTCTTGAACCTATTTATGAAGTTGAAGTAAAAGTACCAGATGAATTTATGGGTGACGTTATGGGAAATCTTTCTAGCCGTCGTGGAAAAATATTAGGAATGGATTCAGATGGTCCATTCCAGATTATTAAGGCAAATGTTCCTTTATCCGAACTTTATAAATATTCAACACACCTCCGCAGTTTAACTTCCGGTAGAGGAATGTATAAAGCAAAATTTTCTTATTACGAAGAGATTCCAAAGGAAGTTGAAGCGAAAGTAATTGAAGAGTATAAGAAATCGAAAGAAGAAGAATAA
- a CDS encoding HIT domain-containing protein gives MDRLWSPWRSKYIDSFADGKKPDSCIFCNQKESDVNDKNNLIVYKDKLTFVVLNLYPYNNGHMMVIPYRHTDDFSSITQEENIELMKNLQLSVKALAIAIHPDGYNIGANLGRVSGAGIDQHIHFHIVPRWNGDMNFMPVIGEVKVISQDLLETKTKLLNAFKEIVK, from the coding sequence ATGGATAGACTTTGGTCACCTTGGCGTTCGAAATATATTGATTCATTTGCTGATGGGAAAAAACCTGATAGCTGCATTTTCTGCAATCAGAAAGAATCAGATGTGAATGACAAAAATAATCTTATCGTGTATAAAGACAAACTTACATTTGTTGTTTTAAATCTATATCCATATAACAATGGACATATGATGGTTATCCCTTATAGGCATACAGATGATTTTTCAAGTATAACTCAGGAAGAAAATATTGAGTTGATGAAAAATTTACAGCTATCAGTAAAAGCGCTCGCGATTGCAATACATCCGGATGGTTATAACATTGGTGCAAATTTAGGAAGAGTATCTGGTGCTGGAATTGACCAGCATATTCATTTTCATATCGTTCCGCGCTGGAATGGTGATATGAATTTTATGCCTGTAATAGGAGAAGTGAAAGTTATTTCTCAGGATTTGCTGGAAACAAAAACTAAGTTGCTTAATGCTTTTAAGGAAATAGTAAAATAA